GCCAGCCAGGCTGGCACGACTGAAGGCGCTCTGCAGGCCATTCAGAAGCAGCCCCACGGAGCCTGGCTGATGGGAATTGTTGCCCTTGGCCTGGTTGCCTACGGCATTCATCTCGAAGTTCAGGCTCGCTACCGCCGCATTTCCCCTTAGCGACGCGCTGCATTTACATACATTGCCGATAGATAGAGGTGCTACTATACACCTCTTCTGTTGTGGCGATGGGTAGTTAACGCGGCATGGCACGTTGGGTAACGGCTCAGACTTTCAGACAGGGTTGGTATCAGTTTTGGCAAGACTGTCACAAAGTGCCCCAAGCAGTATGGCGGCGGTGGGCAGGCACGCTGGCAATCGGTCTGGGGCTGTGTGCGTTGGTCACTTTAACGCTTACTGTGTGGGCTAAGGGGCATGTTGACCAGGGCCTACAGGATTGGGATGTGCGGCTGTTGCCGGTGCTAGCTGAGGGTTTGCCGCTGAGTTTTTCGAAAGCGATCACGTGGGAATCGCCGGGTAACTTAATCGGCATGCTGCCCATCGTGGGGGGATTTGTGGGGGTGATGGTGGCGCGATCGCGCCCTCTGCTAGCCGCCACCATGATGGCCGCCTACGGGCTGCAATTTGCCTTGGTGTGGATTGGCTGGGGTTACTGGAACCGAGATCGGCCCGATTTGATCGTTGGTGGCATCGCGGCTCCGGGGCTGCATTCGTTTCCGTCGGGGCACGCGGTGGTGGTGATTACGGTGTATGGGCTGCTGGCCTATCTGTGGTACCAGGCCTCTCGCAGTTGGGTTGAAAGGCTGCTGATTATCTTGGGCGTAACGGGTTGGATTGGCATGATTGTCAGTTCACGCCTGGTGTTGGGAGCCCACTGGCCCAGCGATGTGATCATGGGTGTGATTGTTGGGGTGCTGTGGTTGACGACGGTAATTGTTGCCCTAAAACGGGTGGAAGACGCGATTTAGGGCAGGGAGATCCTAACGAAGGGGTTACGACTGGAGCAATTCGGCGATCGCCCGCAGGAGGGCAGCGGGTTCCACCGGCTTAGAAATGTGCCGCTGAAACCCGGCAGCGAGGGATTGCTCTTGGTCAGTCTCTCTGACGTAGGCGGTCAGGGCGATCGCCGGCACCTGGCCGCCCTGCTCGGCCGGCAACGCTCTAATCTGCTGCATCAGCATGTAGCCATCCATATCTGGCATGCCGATGTCGCTAACTAAAACCTGAGGCTGGGCCTGCTTGAGGGCGGCCAAGCCTTCCTGGGCTGAGGCGGCGGCGACTACATGGGCCCCGGCCTGTTCTAGCAAAAAGGTGATGAAGGTGCGCGTATCGTCATCGTCATCCACCACGAGGATTTCGGTACCCGGCAGGCTCAGCGAGGGTTGCTGGAGGGGGAGTTCTGACTGGGCCAGGGGCTGCTGGGCCAGGGTCGGTAGGCTAACGGTGAACGTCGCTCCCATGTTTTCGCCCAGGCTGGCCGCCTGGATAGTGCCGCCGTGCAGCTCGACTAGGTGGCGCACGATCGCCAGCCCCAAACCCAGCCCGCCAAACTGGCGGGTCGTAGCGCTGTCGGCCTGGCGAAAATAGTCAAAAATCAGCGGCAAAAACTCAGGCACAATGCCCTTGCCGGTGTCCTTGACAATGATGCGCGCTTGGTTGGCATCGCCCCGCACCAGACGCACCTCAATCTGTCCGCCGGCGGGGGTAAATTTAACGGCATTGGACAGCAAATTCCACACCACCTGCTGTAGCCGGGTGGCATCGCCCGAGACTAGGCCAACGTCAGTTTCTAGATGGGCTTCAACGTGAATTGATTTGGCGTCTGCTGCTAGACGCACGGTTTCGATCGCGGCCCGGATGGTACTGGCCAAATTGACCGGGCTGGCCGAGATCTGGAGCTTGCCCCGCAGCATGCGAGACACGTCGAGCAGGTCATCAATCAGTTCGGCTTGCAGCTTGGCGTTGCGCTCAATGACCGTGAGCGCCTGTTGGGTTTTGGTTGCGTCTAGGGTGCCGTTTTTGAGCAGGGTTGCCCAGCCGAGAATGGGGTTGAGGGGCGACCTAAGCTCGTGGGAGACCACCGCCAAAAACTCATCCTTGGTACGGCTGGCGACTTCGGCAGCGGCGCGCGCGGCCTGCTCCTGCTGAAGCAGCTGACTGCGCTGCTGCTCTAGCTGTTTTTGGTCCTCGATATCAGTGGCGGTGCCAAACCACTTGAGAATTTGCCCCTGTTCGGTCTTGAACGGTACCGCCTGGTGCAGGTGCCAGCGATAGACGCCATCGGCCCGACGCATGCGGCCCTCGGCCTGGTAGTTGCTGCCCTGCTGCTGAGCGATCGCCCAGTTGTGGCCGAGCACGGAAATATCGTCGGGGTGCACTATGGCCTGCCAACCTGTTGTCTTGACCTGATCTGGGGTGAGCCCTGTGAAGTCACACCAGCGCTGGTTGGCATCGAGCAGAACCCCTTCGGCGTCGGCCGTCCACACCAGCTGAGGAATGGACTCGACCAGGAAGCGGTAGCGCTCTTCGCTCTGGATGAGGGCTTCTTCGGCCCGGCGGCGATCGCTGAGATCGTTAATGAGCGCCACAAAGCCTTCTACCACGCCCTGGGGACTGAGGCGCGGCACGTAGGTGGCGCTAACATAGCGGATGTCCCCGTCTATGTGGACAACCTGGGTGTCAAAGGTAACTTTTTGCCCAGCCAAAACCTGCTCCACATAGGGGCGAATATTGCCGTAGGCCCTATCCCCCAGCACCTCCCACAGGTATTTGCCATAGATTTCGCTGGCTGAATGGCCAAACCACTCCTCGTAACCGCGATTGTTGAACCGGTAGCGCTGGTCGGCATCCACGAACGAGATTAAGGCGGGGACAGTATTGGTAACTAATTGCAGTTCGGTTTCGCGCTGCCGCAGGCTTTCTTCGATGCGCTTGCGATCGCTGATATCCAGCACCGAGCCAATGTAGCCCTTGAACTCGCCGTCTGCCCCAAACCAGGGGCTAGCCGCATCGATCGCCCAGTGATAAAACCCGTCTTTGCTGAGCAGGCGATACTCAAAACGAAACGCCTCCTGACGCTCATTAGCCGCTAGAAATATTTGACTACAAGTCTCTTTATCGTCGGGATGGACGGCATCCAACCACCCTGAGCCCAAACCGGTGGCCTCGGTCTGGCCCGTGAAGTCATACCAGCTTTGGCTGAGGTAGGTGCAGTAGCCGGTCGAGTCTGTCACCCAAACCATGACCGGCGCGTTGTCGGCCATGCTGCGAAAGCGTTTCTCACTCTCTCGTAAGTTGGCTTCCGTGCGCTTGCGATCGGTGATGTCAATGGCCGCGCCATAGAGCATCTGCCTGTCTGAGTAAAACTGAGCATTCCAGAGAAACCAGCGGTAGGAACCGTCTTTATGGCGATACCGGTTTTCAAAGGCCATCGTTTCGCTGCCCGCAAACCCCTGGTTCGCTTCCCCCACCGATGTCGTCACGTCGTCGGGATGGACGAACTCTACCCAGGGGCGAGACAGCATTTCCTGAGTGGTCCAGCCGAGAATGCGCTCAAAGGCGGGGCTGACCCACTGAAAGTAGCCGTTAGAGTCGGTGAGCACCTGTAAATCTGCACCCACCGCCAGAAATCGCTCTCGCTCTAGCTCTGCTTTTTTGCGATCGCTGATGTCGGTCAACAGAATGGCAAACCTGTGGCTTTGCGGGTCACCAATAGCGAAGGCGTCGATATTGAACCAACGGCCCGAAATCACCGATTGACGCTCAAATTGATAGGATTCCCCCATTGATACGACGCGGCCGTAGGTCTCAATCCAAAAGGCATCCAGGTCAGGAATCAGTTCGAGTGCCGTTTTGCCGAGCATCCCTGGTAGTTCCGTCAGCCTCTCAAAGGCTGGGTTAACCTCCAAGAAGCGATAGTCGATCGGTTTGCCGTGGTCATCAAACAGCATTTCACAGGCACAAAAGCCCTGATCCATCGATTCAAACAGCGTTCGATAGCGGTACTCGCTGTTGCGCAGGGCCAGGGTGGCGCGATCGCGCTCAACGGCAATGCGGGCCACCTGGGTGCCGAAGTCGGCCAGCTGGTATTCCCAAGGGGTGGGCTGTCGAGCCTGATCAAAACAGAGCATGAGTGACCCCACGGGCCGCCCCTCCAGGTCCAGCAGTGGGGTAGAGTGGCAGGCGCGAATGCCGTGGGCTAGACACAGGTCGCGCCAGGCCGCCGACCAGCGATCGTCGGTTACTACGTCGGGACAGGTGACCGGCTCCCCGCAGTCAACCGCCTTCGCACAGGTGCCAATGTGGAGGTCGTTGATGGGCAAGCCTTCAACGGCTGCCCTGAAGGCCGGCGGAAAGTCTGGGGCAATCGTCCCAACAAACTGCTGCTGTTGGGTATCGCTCAGCAGCACACCGGCCCGAATCAGGGGATTTAGCTGCGATACGGCGAGGCAGATGGCGGTTAGACAATCTTCTAGGGGGTACCCCGAAGCAACCAGCTCTAGCAAATGCTTTTGCTCCGCCAGCAGCAATTCAGTCTGCTTGCGTTCGGTAATGTCGAGGGCGGTGCCGATCAGCTCGACGACTTGCCGCGCCAGACCCTCGCCCCCAAAGATGGCCTGGCCACTGGCCATAATCCACCGCTCGGTGCCGTCATTCCACACAATGCGGTAGTCGATTTCGTAGGCCCCTGACGACGGTTCGAGGGCGGCACCGACGGCACTGACCACCCGTTCGCGATCGTCGGGATGCACCCGCTCTATGACTTGAGCCAGCGGTAGCGGCGTCGCTGACTCACCCCAAATTTCCTGCATGCGCTCGTCTAGCTCGACCAGCTGGGTACTTGGGTCATAGTGCCAGGTGCCTAGCTGCGCCACCCGAATGGCCAGCCGCGATCGCTCTTCGCTCCGTTGCAGGGTGGCCTTAGCCGCTTGCCGCAGCTGCGCCAGCTTGAGGGCCGCCTCAACTTTGGCCAACAGCTCCCGGGCCGAAAATGGCTTAGTTAGATAGTCATCGGCCCCCGCCGCTAGGCCCTCAATGCGAGACTCTTCCCCTGCGCGGGCCGACAGCAAAATAATCGGCAGCTCCTGGGTCTGGACATCGCTCCGCAGCTGCCGCAGCAGCTCAAAACCGTCGATTTCGGGCATCATCACATCCGTCAGCACTAGGTCGGGGCGCTGCCGACGAATGGCGGCGATCGCGGCTCGGCCATCCCTGGCCGTCTCGACGGTGTAGTGCGGGCTCAGCAGCCGCTCGACGTAGTCGAGCATGTCGGCGTTGTCGTCTGCTAAAAGAACGCGGGCGGTAGCGGTGGGTGATGGCGTAGGGGGGTGAGGGAGTGAGGGAGCCGGCGGAGCGGGTTCCCTGGGCTCGGTGGGGTGCCAGCGGAGGGCTTCTTCTAGGTAGGGGGTGGCTCCGGTGGCGGTGGAGAGGCGGGTGCGGGGGGTATTGATGCTATCGCTGGGCAAATGGTCAGACCCGGCTGGCATGGTGATAGTGAAGCAGGTGCCCTGGTCAACCTGGCTGGTGACTTCGATGGTGCCGCCGTGCAGGCCTACTAGCTCTTGCACCAGCGACAGCCCAATGCCTGAGCCCTCGTGGGTGCGGCCTCTGGCCCCCTGCACGCGGTGAAAGCGCTCAAAGATATGGGGCAGCTCCTCGGGTGGAATGCCTGTCCCCGTGTCTCGCACCTCGAGCTGAATCTGGTCTGCGTTACCGTGCAAAACTACCGCAATCTCGCCCTCAAAGGTAAACTTCAAGGCGTTAGAGAGCAGGTTCAGCACGATTTTCTCCCACATGTCGCGGTCGACGTAGGCGGGTGCTGCCAGGGGAGGGCAGTCTACGGCCAACCGCAGTCCGGCTTGCTCCACTGCCGACCGAAACACCCCTGCTAAGTCCGTTGTCAGCAGGGCCAGGTCGGTGGGCTCATAGCTGGCTTCAATGCGCCCCGCCTCAATGCGAGAGAAATCGAGCAGGGTGTTGACCAGCTTTTGCAGGCGCAGCGCGTTGCGGTAGACCAGCTCTAACCGCTGCCGCTGGTCGGCATCTTGGGTATCTTGCAGGGCTTCTTCCACCGGCCCCAGCATCAGGGTCAGCGGCGTGCGAAACTCATGGCTCACGTTGGAGAAAAAGACCGTCTTGGCGCGATCGAGTTCGGCCAGCTTGTCCGCCCGCCGCCGATCTTCTTCGTGGGAACGGGCGTTGGCGATCGCCGCCGCAATCTGCCCAGCAATCTGCTCAAAAAAGTCGCGATAGACCCCATCTACGCGGCGGCGGGGGTTGGCCACCGTCACCAATACCCCCACGGCTTTGGCCTGCCCCGGCACCAGGATGGGCAAGACCATGGCCTCCTGAGGCGGCTCTGGCCAAGGACTGCCCGGCAGGTGGCCAAAGTGGCTGACCAGATCATCAATGGTGCGAGACTGGCCGGTCTGGGCAACCGAGGCGATCGGCCAGCCCCTGGCCTCATCCTCAACGGTTAGGTCAACCTGGTCAAGCGTCTTGGGCAACCCCAGGGCAACCTCACTTCCCCCGCTGAGGTAGGCCATTTTGCCATCGTCGTCGACAATATAGAGCAACGCTAGCGGAACGTCGGCCGAGCTAGATTTAAGCGCCTCTGCCATCAGGGCACAGGCATCGTCAACGGTCTTGGCACTGCCGGTGCGGGAGGCCAGCTCGCGCAGCAGTCGGGCCCGGCGATCGTTCAACACCCGATAGGTGGTCTCACTGACCACATTGAGGATGCCGTCGATTTTGCCGCCCTCCCCTTGAATCGGGTTGAACGTATAGTCAAAAAAGCATTCTTCCTCGTAGCCAAACCGACGCATCACCAACAGCGTGTCGCTGTAAAAGACGCCCTCGCCCGTAGCAAACACCCTGGCAAAATCTGGGCTGATATCGTCCCAAATTTCGGGCCAGACTTCGTCGGCTGGGCGACCCAGCGACCAGGGGTGCTTATCTCCCACGATCGGTCGCCAAGCGTCGTTGTAGAGCAACCAGCAGTCTGGCCCCCAGTAGATCGCCATGGGGAAGCGAGAGTTCAGGCAAATGCTCAGGGTCGATCGCAGGCTCTGCGGCCACTGCTCAACCGCGCCAAACGGTGTTTTTGACCAGTCGTAGGAGCGCATCAACGCCCCCATCTCACCACCGCCCCCAAACAACTGATCAGCCGCCTGCTGATGCTGAACCATTTACAGCTCTCTCCTATCCATACCCAAATGAGCCAAGGGCAACCAGAATCTTCAGCCTCTAATCGACTGGGGCGATGAAAGCGATCGAAGCAATTTTAGCTCTCGGTTTCCTCTAGCTGCCCGTCCTAATTACCCGTAAGTAGTGGTTTATGTGTTGGCTTGGAAAAAGAGTATTTTATAAAGAGAAGCTGACTAACTGAACGTAGAGCGCTTAAGCAAGCCTAAAAGAATGACTGTAGTTTCCTCGGGAGCCTATTTATTCTCGTTATAAGATTAGCAGCAAGAATCCGTCCGAAGATAGATAAAGCATTTGCCAACACTTTGCAAACAGAAGTAATCAAGCTTCCACCCGCCTAAAGGTCGCCGTTGCCTGAAGGGTCAATACCCTAGCCGCTAGTCCAACCAAGTTTTGGGGATGGCGAATGCTTCATAACTTCTCTATCTACAGATCAAACCGTAGCCGCAGCCGCTAAATACCACCGGAACGCTGAAAATAGAAAAATCCAGATTGTAGAATGCCGATCGCAAACCCTAGAATGCCGCCTAGGTTGACGATCGCCTGCAGCTCACTGCGCACAATGCCCTGAATCGCCAGCTCCAGCTCCTGGGCCGAGGTGCCCCGCACCCGGTCGATAATCACCTGATCAATGTTCAAAATTGGAATAATCTGCGCCACCAGCGATTCTAGGTCGCGCTCTAGGTAGCGTTCTAGAATCAGCGCCAGCTCTTCACTCACCGGGTCTAACGACTGGGTGATCACCTCAGAATTTTGCAAGCGGTTGAGCAGCTGGGTGGCTAAGGTTTCCCAGTTGACCGAGTTGCCCAGATTTCTGACAAACTCTGGTCCCAAGGTGCGAATGTAACCCTGCAATGACTCGCGCAGGTTGCCACGCACCTGGCGCACCGTTGACACGGGCAGATTTTGCAGCGACACCCGCTGGAGCGACTCTTTGAGGCGCTTTTTGAGCTGAAGCGCCACCTCCAGCTCGGCAATGCGCGCGTTGCTTACCTCCCGCTCGTCGAGGCAAAAGGCTCTCAGGCGGCTCAGGGCGTTGCGCACGCCAAATAGGTTGGCTACCACCCAGTAGGTGCCGCTGGTGCGCTCCCGAAAGATGGTATCGATGACTTGAATGTTGCGATCGGTGAGAAAGTCAACGGCCAGCTGGCGCAGCTTATCGGGGGGAAACACGCCGCTGAGCAGCCAGGTGGCGATCTGGTCAGCTTGGTCGGCCGTGAGCTTAAAGTCGAGCAGCACCTGGTCGAACAGCTGGTTGAGCTGGGGCTCTAAAAAGTCTTCGCGCCGGGCCCAAACGCGAATCAGGCGGGGCAGAGATTTGCCGAACAGGTCTTGCAAAATCGCCCCGGCAATTTTGGCGGTGCGCTCCTGGGCACGGCTCTGCACCTGGTCGAGGGCAAGCTGCAACAACCACTTGATGGCTGCTTGGGTGCGATCGGTTTGTAGCAGCCGCCGGGCCAGCTTTTGCAACTCCTGAGGGGTGAGCAGTGACCCCATAATGGTGTCGGAGATACGCTTGGCCAGCCGCTCCTGGTTGCTAGGGATCAGTCCTGGGGTAAAGGGTAACTGCCGTTTGCCCAGGTAGATGGGGCGGTAGGGGCGAAACAGCATCTTAATGGCGATGTCATTGGTGAAATAGCCAATGATGCCGCCCACGATGGGCGGCGCCAGCAGTAGCCACAGCTCAGAGCTGGTCATGGCGACTCACCACCAACACCCCCATCAGCCCCCCGGCAATGGGGTAGTGAACGGCCCGCTCAAACCCGGCTTGGCGGGCTAACTTCACCTGTTCTGGCCCGGTCGGGAAGCGATCGACGCTGGGGCCAATATAGGCGTATTCGTCGGTCAGCCCCATTTGCTCAGCGGTAGGCACCACCAATGCCTCTAGGTACCAGCGCTGAAACTGCTCGGCTACCCAGCCCTGGGGGCGATGAAAGTCGAGGATGGCGGCGCTGGCACCGGGCTTGAGCACCCGTCGCAGCTCGGCTAGCCCCTGGGGAATGTCGGTGAGATTACGCAAGCCGTAGCCCATGGTGGCAGCATCAAAGGTGTTGGCCTCAAAGGGCAGGGCTAGGGCGTCGCCTTGCACCCAGTGCAGCGGCGCGGGCAGGTGAGCACGGCGCGATCGCTCTTTAGCTACCGCCAACAGCTCTGCCGAGAAGTCAAGACCGTACACCGTACCCGTGGCTCCCACTTGGTGGGCCAACAACAGCGCCAGATCGCCGCTGCCGCAGCAGACATCCAGCACCTGCTGCCCCGGAGCGGCCCCGCTCCAACGCACGGCCATGCGCTTCCACACTCGGTGCAGCCCAAAGCTGAGGCGTTCGTTTAGGCTGTCGTATACCGGGGCAATACGATCGAACAGGCCTTGAATATCAGTGGCGGTGGGCGGGGCGGCTGAGGGTGGCTGGGCAAATCCCACGGTGAATGCAGTAGAAGAGTAACCTTTACTGTAACGCTGCCCCTGGCCCACAGCCACGGTAGTTCGTAGTGTTTGTTACATCTGCGATCGCGATTGGGTCAGCCGTGGCCGATTTAGGGACAACGCTGAGGTCTATAGGGATAAGGTTCTGCCTCCCACCTCAAGCTTTAGACCTGGAGACCGCCTACCTTATATTCTGCCCACCGCCCCTCAGCGCAGCGTGCAGTTGGCAATCTGCACCTGCCCTGCCACCGTGATCGGCGTTGGAGCTGGGACGCCCGCGGTACTGCCCTGGCAAATGGCCGTGCCCAGTCGGGCCAAGCCGCTGGAATCAACGGTGGCAAAGACGAGCCCGGCATAGCCTCGCAACGCCGGGTTGATAGGTATAGCTTGGGTGCTGGTAATTTCTAGGCCGGTA
The sequence above is a segment of the Leptolyngbya subtilissima AS-A7 genome. Coding sequences within it:
- the ubiE gene encoding bifunctional demethylmenaquinone methyltransferase/2-methoxy-6-polyprenyl-1,4-benzoquinol methylase UbiE; this encodes MGFAQPPSAAPPTATDIQGLFDRIAPVYDSLNERLSFGLHRVWKRMAVRWSGAAPGQQVLDVCCGSGDLALLLAHQVGATGTVYGLDFSAELLAVAKERSRRAHLPAPLHWVQGDALALPFEANTFDAATMGYGLRNLTDIPQGLAELRRVLKPGASAAILDFHRPQGWVAEQFQRWYLEALVVPTAEQMGLTDEYAYIGPSVDRFPTGPEQVKLARQAGFERAVHYPIAGGLMGVLVVSRHDQL
- a CDS encoding DUF445 domain-containing protein, whose protein sequence is MTSSELWLLLAPPIVGGIIGYFTNDIAIKMLFRPYRPIYLGKRQLPFTPGLIPSNQERLAKRISDTIMGSLLTPQELQKLARRLLQTDRTQAAIKWLLQLALDQVQSRAQERTAKIAGAILQDLFGKSLPRLIRVWARREDFLEPQLNQLFDQVLLDFKLTADQADQIATWLLSGVFPPDKLRQLAVDFLTDRNIQVIDTIFRERTSGTYWVVANLFGVRNALSRLRAFCLDEREVSNARIAELEVALQLKKRLKESLQRVSLQNLPVSTVRQVRGNLRESLQGYIRTLGPEFVRNLGNSVNWETLATQLLNRLQNSEVITQSLDPVSEELALILERYLERDLESLVAQIIPILNIDQVIIDRVRGTSAQELELAIQGIVRSELQAIVNLGGILGFAIGILQSGFFYFQRSGGI
- a CDS encoding phosphatase PAP2 family protein, translated to MARWVTAQTFRQGWYQFWQDCHKVPQAVWRRWAGTLAIGLGLCALVTLTLTVWAKGHVDQGLQDWDVRLLPVLAEGLPLSFSKAITWESPGNLIGMLPIVGGFVGVMVARSRPLLAATMMAAYGLQFALVWIGWGYWNRDRPDLIVGGIAAPGLHSFPSGHAVVVITVYGLLAYLWYQASRSWVERLLIILGVTGWIGMIVSSRLVLGAHWPSDVIMGVIVGVLWLTTVIVALKRVEDAI
- a CDS encoding PAS domain S-box protein — encoded protein: MVQHQQAADQLFGGGGEMGALMRSYDWSKTPFGAVEQWPQSLRSTLSICLNSRFPMAIYWGPDCWLLYNDAWRPIVGDKHPWSLGRPADEVWPEIWDDISPDFARVFATGEGVFYSDTLLVMRRFGYEEECFFDYTFNPIQGEGGKIDGILNVVSETTYRVLNDRRARLLRELASRTGSAKTVDDACALMAEALKSSSADVPLALLYIVDDDGKMAYLSGGSEVALGLPKTLDQVDLTVEDEARGWPIASVAQTGQSRTIDDLVSHFGHLPGSPWPEPPQEAMVLPILVPGQAKAVGVLVTVANPRRRVDGVYRDFFEQIAGQIAAAIANARSHEEDRRRADKLAELDRAKTVFFSNVSHEFRTPLTLMLGPVEEALQDTQDADQRQRLELVYRNALRLQKLVNTLLDFSRIEAGRIEASYEPTDLALLTTDLAGVFRSAVEQAGLRLAVDCPPLAAPAYVDRDMWEKIVLNLLSNALKFTFEGEIAVVLHGNADQIQLEVRDTGTGIPPEELPHIFERFHRVQGARGRTHEGSGIGLSLVQELVGLHGGTIEVTSQVDQGTCFTITMPAGSDHLPSDSINTPRTRLSTATGATPYLEEALRWHPTEPREPAPPAPSLPHPPTPSPTATARVLLADDNADMLDYVERLLSPHYTVETARDGRAAIAAIRRQRPDLVLTDVMMPEIDGFELLRQLRSDVQTQELPIILLSARAGEESRIEGLAAGADDYLTKPFSARELLAKVEAALKLAQLRQAAKATLQRSEERSRLAIRVAQLGTWHYDPSTQLVELDERMQEIWGESATPLPLAQVIERVHPDDRERVVSAVGAALEPSSGAYEIDYRIVWNDGTERWIMASGQAIFGGEGLARQVVELIGTALDITERKQTELLLAEQKHLLELVASGYPLEDCLTAICLAVSQLNPLIRAGVLLSDTQQQQFVGTIAPDFPPAFRAAVEGLPINDLHIGTCAKAVDCGEPVTCPDVVTDDRWSAAWRDLCLAHGIRACHSTPLLDLEGRPVGSLMLCFDQARQPTPWEYQLADFGTQVARIAVERDRATLALRNSEYRYRTLFESMDQGFCACEMLFDDHGKPIDYRFLEVNPAFERLTELPGMLGKTALELIPDLDAFWIETYGRVVSMGESYQFERQSVISGRWFNIDAFAIGDPQSHRFAILLTDISDRKKAELERERFLAVGADLQVLTDSNGYFQWVSPAFERILGWTTQEMLSRPWVEFVHPDDVTTSVGEANQGFAGSETMAFENRYRHKDGSYRWFLWNAQFYSDRQMLYGAAIDITDRKRTEANLRESEKRFRSMADNAPVMVWVTDSTGYCTYLSQSWYDFTGQTEATGLGSGWLDAVHPDDKETCSQIFLAANERQEAFRFEYRLLSKDGFYHWAIDAASPWFGADGEFKGYIGSVLDISDRKRIEESLRQRETELQLVTNTVPALISFVDADQRYRFNNRGYEEWFGHSASEIYGKYLWEVLGDRAYGNIRPYVEQVLAGQKVTFDTQVVHIDGDIRYVSATYVPRLSPQGVVEGFVALINDLSDRRRAEEALIQSEERYRFLVESIPQLVWTADAEGVLLDANQRWCDFTGLTPDQVKTTGWQAIVHPDDISVLGHNWAIAQQQGSNYQAEGRMRRADGVYRWHLHQAVPFKTEQGQILKWFGTATDIEDQKQLEQQRSQLLQQEQAARAAAEVASRTKDEFLAVVSHELRSPLNPILGWATLLKNGTLDATKTQQALTVIERNAKLQAELIDDLLDVSRMLRGKLQISASPVNLASTIRAAIETVRLAADAKSIHVEAHLETDVGLVSGDATRLQQVVWNLLSNAVKFTPAGGQIEVRLVRGDANQARIIVKDTGKGIVPEFLPLIFDYFRQADSATTRQFGGLGLGLAIVRHLVELHGGTIQAASLGENMGATFTVSLPTLAQQPLAQSELPLQQPSLSLPGTEILVVDDDDDTRTFITFLLEQAGAHVVAAASAQEGLAALKQAQPQVLVSDIGMPDMDGYMLMQQIRALPAEQGGQVPAIALTAYVRETDQEQSLAAGFQRHISKPVEPAALLRAIAELLQS